In one Carassius carassius chromosome 14, fCarCar2.1, whole genome shotgun sequence genomic region, the following are encoded:
- the ism1 gene encoding isthmin-1, producing the protein MVRLAAELLLLLGLLLLTLHITVLRSSPLQHGNDTVSSEQVAENNVNAESSSSVQLGLGDRKSRVPHISASQPWVQSHGTGGSLQRDGPGAFLLDLQNFPDLSKADINGQNPNIQVTIEVVDSLEGSEPEKGLRKENKPGWAATNWRNWWQRSSSSSSSSVSTPKGPDEQDYPYESNTEDSNFLKPLGDWERRGSAGTGSRSQTEYDYIDGDGDWSGWSPCSVSCGNGNQKRTRSCGYACTATESRTCDMPSCPGIEDAFRTAATEVSLLAGTEDFNATELFGVDTDSCERWMNCKSEFLKKYMSKVASDLPSCPCSYPTEVAYSTADVHDATTRRNFRWKDASGPKEKLEIYKPTARYCIRSMLTLESTTLAAQHCCYDDSMKLITRGKGAGAPNLISTEFSADLHYKVDILPWIICKGDWSRYNQARPPNNGQKCAENPQDEDYYKQFEEAREF; encoded by the exons AATAATGTCAATGCAGAAAGCAGCTCCTCCGTTCAGTTGGGGCTGGGTGACAGAAAGTCCAGAGTGCCTCATATTTCAGCGTCTCAGCCCTGGGTTCAAAGTCACGGGACAGGGGGCAGCCTGCAGAGAGATGGACCTGGAGCTTTTCTGCTGGACCTGCAGAACTTCCCTGATCTTTCTAAAGCTGATATAAATGGGCAAAACCCCAACATTCAG GTTACCATAGAAGTGGTGGACAGCCTGGAAGGTTCTGAGCCAGAGAAGGGACTACGCAAAGAAAACAAGCCTGGCTGGGCAGCTACTAACTGGAGAAACTGGTGGCAGCGTTCGTCTTCCTCGTCCTCATCCTCTGTATCCACCCCGAAGGGTCCTGATGAACAGGATTACCCCTACGAGAGCAACACAGAGGACAGCAACTTCCTCAAACCACTCGGAGACTGGGAGCGAAGAGGGTCTGCTGGCACAGGAAGCAGATCGCAGACCGAATATG ACTACATAGATGGTGATGGTGACTGGAGTGGTTGGTCGCCATGCAGCGTATCCTGTGGAAATGGCAACCAGAAGCGGACCAGGTCATGCGGCTACGCCTGCACAGCCACAGAGTCACGGACATGTGACATGCCCAGCTGTCCAG GAATTGAAGATGCTTTCAGGACAGCAGCAACAGAAGTCAGTCTTCTCGCCGGCACTGAAGACTTTAATGCAACAGAACTCTTTGGAGTTG ATACAGACAGCTGCGAGCGTTGGATGAACTGCAAGAGCGAGTTCCTCAAGAAATACATGAGCAAAGTGGCCAGCGACCTACCTAGCTGTCCCTGCTCATACCCAACCGAGGTGGCCTACAGCACCGCAGATGTCCATGATGCCACCACAAGGCGCAACTTCCGCTGGAAGGACGCCAGCGGACCAAAGGAGAAGCTGGAGATCTACAAACCCACCGCTCGCTATTGCATTCGTTCCATGCTCACACTGGAATCCACCACACTGGCAGCCCAGCACTGCTGCTACGACGACAGCATGAAGCTCATCACCCGTGGCAAAGGGGCCGGAGCGCCCAACCTCATCAGCACCGAGTTCTCCGCCGACCTGCACTACAAAGTGGACATCCTACCATGGATCATCTGCAAGGGCGACTGGAGTCGCTACAACCAGGCTCGACCTCCCAATAATGGACAGAAATGTGCAGAGAACCCTCAGGATGAGGACTACTATAAACAGTTTGAGGAGGCCAGAGAGTTCTAA